A genomic segment from Peribacillus sp. ACCC06369 encodes:
- a CDS encoding sugar ABC transporter substrate-binding protein, translating into MKFKILILVFILVLSMALSACGGNEKAGEEAKTTIEFMHSSVEQERLAVVNKLVKKFEKENPTIKIKQVPVQEDSYNTKIITLASAGKLPAVLEVGQDYAKVMDKEQLIDKEAVSNTLDKAGKKDFYDGALKLVTPEDGKGHTGIPISGWVQGIWFNKEMLASKGFEEPKTWDDVMSIAKAFTDSGNKKYGIGLPTVEGGFSEQAFSQFALSNNANVLDGKGQLDFNKKAMKEALTYYKELAQYTMPGSNDTTEVKDAFMNGTTPMAVYSTYILPSVYEEGDAENIGFAIPEQKTKAVFGTVSAITISSGLDDPQKEAAQEFTTFLSRPENMTEWVLMSPGGAQPVSKAVTENAAYQANEVVKSFGDLSTEIAASFNEIQVFGLVGEKNYVKMGVITSSGSISKLVNDITVGGKSVDMEVKNAEQKMKDVLKK; encoded by the coding sequence ATGAAATTCAAAATCCTAATTTTGGTATTTATCTTAGTTTTAAGCATGGCTTTATCAGCATGTGGTGGGAACGAAAAGGCAGGAGAAGAGGCAAAAACAACAATTGAGTTCATGCATTCCTCTGTAGAGCAAGAGCGTCTAGCCGTCGTCAACAAGCTGGTAAAAAAGTTTGAGAAAGAAAATCCCACTATTAAAATCAAGCAAGTTCCAGTTCAAGAAGATTCATATAATACAAAAATTATCACTTTAGCTAGTGCTGGGAAACTTCCTGCGGTACTTGAAGTTGGGCAAGATTATGCCAAAGTCATGGATAAAGAACAACTTATCGACAAAGAGGCAGTTAGTAATACCCTTGATAAAGCTGGTAAAAAAGACTTCTATGATGGTGCCTTAAAATTAGTAACACCAGAAGATGGGAAAGGGCACACTGGTATCCCTATCAGCGGCTGGGTTCAAGGCATTTGGTTTAATAAAGAAATGCTGGCATCCAAAGGATTCGAAGAGCCGAAAACCTGGGATGATGTAATGTCGATCGCAAAGGCATTTACTGACAGCGGCAATAAAAAGTACGGTATTGGTTTGCCGACTGTTGAAGGCGGATTTTCAGAGCAGGCATTCTCACAATTTGCTCTATCAAACAATGCGAATGTTCTTGATGGCAAAGGGCAGTTGGATTTTAATAAAAAGGCGATGAAAGAAGCGCTAACTTATTATAAAGAATTGGCCCAATATACGATGCCTGGTTCAAATGATACCACTGAGGTGAAAGATGCATTCATGAATGGCACAACACCAATGGCGGTATATTCAACTTATATCCTTCCTTCTGTATATGAAGAAGGCGATGCAGAAAATATAGGGTTTGCAATTCCGGAGCAAAAAACAAAAGCGGTGTTTGGAACGGTTTCTGCAATCACGATCTCTTCTGGATTGGATGATCCTCAAAAAGAAGCAGCACAGGAATTCACAACGTTTTTGTCCAGGCCAGAAAATATGACCGAGTGGGTATTAATGTCACCAGGCGGTGCACAACCAGTTAGTAAAGCGGTTACAGAAAATGCTGCATATCAGGCAAATGAAGTAGTAAAGTCCTTCGGAGACTTATCAACCGAAATCGCCGCATCATTTAATGAAATCCAAGTGTTTGGTTTGGTCGGTGAAAAAAACTACGTGAAAATGGGAGTGATAACGAGTTCAGGCTCTATTTCCAAATTGGTAAATGATATAACAGTCGGAGGAAAAAGCGTTGATATGGAAGTTAAAAACGCTGAACAGAAAATGAAAGATGTCTTAAAAAAATAA
- a CDS encoding sugar phosphate isomerase/epimerase — protein MKIGTQDQEFFPKNIREKFLFLKEAGFEGFEIDGRMLVEHLDEIKNAIAETGIPVTTACGGYTGWIGDFVEERRLNGLVEIKKILEALQEVGGKGIVVPAAWGMFTYRLPPMVSPRSQEGDKESISNSLLYLDTIAKETGTTIFLEPLNRYQDHMINTLADARSYIEGNNLNNVKIIADFYHMNIEEDDISGALHANRDLIGHIHLADNHRFQPGSGSLDFKTPFNQLKEDGYDGFLTLECRVRGNDPKAEYIKALRHLQQSLGFRGAEQG, from the coding sequence ATGAAAATTGGTACACAGGACCAGGAGTTTTTCCCTAAGAATATCAGAGAAAAATTCCTTTTTTTAAAAGAGGCTGGCTTTGAAGGATTTGAAATTGATGGCAGAATGCTAGTTGAGCATCTAGACGAAATAAAAAATGCCATAGCGGAAACTGGAATTCCGGTTACGACTGCCTGCGGAGGCTATACAGGCTGGATTGGTGACTTTGTCGAGGAACGCAGACTAAATGGATTAGTTGAAATCAAAAAAATCCTGGAAGCGTTACAAGAAGTAGGTGGGAAAGGGATCGTGGTTCCAGCTGCGTGGGGCATGTTCACTTACCGTCTGCCCCCAATGGTTTCTCCCAGAAGCCAGGAGGGTGATAAAGAGTCCATAAGCAATTCCCTGCTTTACCTGGACACAATCGCAAAAGAGACTGGGACGACAATTTTCTTAGAACCATTGAATCGCTATCAGGATCATATGATCAACACATTAGCCGACGCAAGAAGTTATATAGAAGGAAATAATTTAAACAATGTAAAAATCATTGCAGACTTCTATCATATGAATATTGAAGAAGATGATATTTCAGGGGCATTACATGCAAATCGGGACTTGATTGGGCACATTCACTTGGCAGATAATCATCGTTTTCAGCCGGGTAGCGGCTCACTGGATTTCAAGACCCCTTTTAATCAACTAAAAGAAGATGGATATGATGGTTTTTTAACACTTGAATGCCGTGTAAGAGGAAATGATCCAAAAGCGGAATATATAAAAGCATTGCGTCACCTCCAACAATCATTAGGCTTTAGAGGGGCTGAACAAGGATGA
- a CDS encoding sugar phosphorylase produces MEYIKQRLSVIYGESDTQKIWTDLKGKLVKAKETPYKKRKQRWDEKDIVLITYSDQFQEEGKPTLATFEKVFDRYLADKFEIVHLLPFYPYSSDDGFSVVDYKKVNPIAGDWEDIEKLSKKTRIMFDYVCNHISAKSDWFKEYINGNPEYSGFFTEMDPNVDLSSVTRPRSTPVLTRFKMDDGSEKHVWTTFSEDQIDLNFKNPKVLLRMIDVLLFYIERGAEYIRLDAVGFMWKEVGGTCIHLEKTHQIIKLFRDIVEEVAKGTVIITETNVPHKDNISYFGNGSDEAHMVYQFPLPPLVLYSINRGDGSALTEWARNLQPAGDNTTFFNFLASHDGIGLNPIRGIISEEEILDLVTDLKREGAKVNYKKNPDGTESPYEINVTYLDALNKLSDDDELKVKRFLAAHSILLSLQGVPAVYIQSILGSSNDYEGVAKTGMNRSINRQKYSLDKIETELEKSGSLRSKIYRELTNIIKIRKAEALFHPDVPMEILDKGEKLFALKRGNDPQNSLFIIHNFANEPVDCQASGNFVNVITGDKMALEGTITLNPYQFLWLKSI; encoded by the coding sequence ATGGAATATATTAAACAGAGATTATCCGTAATTTATGGAGAATCGGATACACAAAAGATTTGGACTGACCTAAAAGGTAAACTTGTAAAAGCAAAAGAAACACCCTATAAAAAAAGAAAACAAAGATGGGATGAAAAAGATATTGTCTTGATTACGTATTCTGATCAATTTCAGGAGGAAGGCAAGCCTACACTGGCGACTTTTGAGAAGGTATTTGATCGTTATTTAGCAGACAAATTTGAAATCGTTCATCTTCTGCCTTTTTATCCATATTCGTCGGATGATGGTTTTTCGGTAGTGGATTATAAGAAGGTCAATCCAATTGCAGGAGATTGGGAAGATATTGAAAAACTATCGAAAAAAACGAGAATCATGTTTGATTATGTGTGCAACCATATCTCAGCAAAAAGTGATTGGTTTAAAGAGTACATAAACGGGAATCCTGAATATTCCGGCTTTTTCACGGAGATGGATCCCAATGTAGATTTAAGTTCAGTAACAAGACCAAGATCCACACCTGTCCTCACCAGGTTTAAAATGGATGATGGATCGGAAAAGCATGTTTGGACGACGTTTAGTGAAGACCAAATTGATTTGAATTTCAAAAACCCGAAAGTTTTATTGAGAATGATTGATGTTCTATTATTTTATATTGAGCGAGGTGCGGAATATATTAGGCTAGATGCGGTAGGGTTCATGTGGAAAGAAGTCGGAGGGACTTGTATCCACCTTGAAAAAACGCACCAAATCATAAAATTGTTCCGTGATATTGTTGAGGAAGTCGCTAAAGGAACTGTCATCATCACTGAAACGAATGTACCTCATAAAGATAATATTTCATATTTCGGCAATGGAAGCGATGAGGCACATATGGTTTATCAGTTCCCTTTACCGCCGCTTGTGCTTTACTCCATTAATCGCGGAGATGGGAGCGCTCTCACAGAGTGGGCAAGAAATCTACAGCCAGCAGGGGATAATACAACATTCTTTAATTTCCTTGCTTCACACGACGGTATTGGATTGAATCCTATTCGCGGTATTATCTCAGAGGAAGAAATTCTTGATCTGGTAACGGACCTGAAAAGGGAAGGCGCAAAAGTTAACTACAAAAAAAATCCAGATGGCACGGAAAGTCCATATGAAATCAATGTGACGTACTTGGACGCGTTAAATAAACTGTCGGATGATGATGAGTTAAAGGTGAAAAGGTTTTTAGCGGCACACTCCATTTTATTATCACTTCAGGGAGTGCCAGCAGTTTATATCCAGAGTATATTAGGATCTAGTAATGATTATGAAGGTGTAGCTAAAACAGGAATGAACCGTTCAATTAACCGCCAAAAGTATAGCTTGGATAAAATTGAAACAGAACTGGAAAAATCAGGTTCTTTACGAAGCAAGATATATAGAGAGTTAACGAACATTATCAAAATTAGAAAAGCAGAAGCATTATTTCATCCAGATGTGCCTATGGAAATTTTGGATAAAGGTGAAAAATTATTTGCACTCAAAAGAGGAAATGATCCCCAAAATAGTCTATTCATTATTCACAATTTTGCAAATGAACCTGTAGATTGCCAGGCTTCAGGCAATTTTGTAAATGTAATAACGGGGGATAAAATGGCTCTCGAAGGTACCATTACACTAAATCCCTATCAATTCCTTTGGTTGAAATCAATTTAA
- a CDS encoding carbohydrate ABC transporter permease, which produces MAMASSKKNKAARKIGFYLGLIILLTISLFPFFIMLMTSFKSSKEAVATNPSFFPEDWTFQHYVDIFNPDIFPYLSYFKNSLIVALTAALLSVAIGIFGAYALSKLKFIGKTTINASFYTVYMLSGILLVVPLFKIISGLGLYDTKTALIITMIVQTLPTSIFMLKSYFDTIPEDLEEAAMIDGLNRVQIIFYIIIPLAISGIISVFVYSFMVAWNDYLFASIFLSDSANFTLPIGLNALFSTPDYIWGRMMAASLITALPVVGMYAISEHFIKGNLTEGGVKG; this is translated from the coding sequence ATGGCAATGGCTAGCAGTAAAAAGAATAAAGCAGCAAGAAAGATCGGGTTTTATCTTGGGCTGATCATCCTGTTGACTATTTCCCTATTCCCATTCTTCATCATGTTGATGACTTCCTTTAAAAGTTCGAAGGAAGCGGTTGCTACTAACCCATCCTTTTTTCCAGAGGATTGGACATTCCAGCATTATGTAGATATCTTTAATCCCGATATCTTCCCCTATTTATCTTATTTTAAGAATAGTTTAATAGTGGCCCTTACTGCAGCATTGCTGTCAGTTGCAATAGGCATTTTCGGGGCTTATGCCCTTTCGAAATTGAAGTTTATCGGAAAAACTACCATAAATGCTAGTTTTTATACGGTGTATATGTTGTCTGGGATTTTACTTGTCGTTCCTTTATTTAAGATCATCTCCGGACTTGGGTTATATGATACGAAAACAGCACTGATTATCACCATGATTGTTCAAACGCTTCCAACCTCGATATTCATGTTAAAAAGTTATTTTGACACTATCCCAGAGGATCTGGAGGAAGCGGCGATGATTGATGGGTTGAACCGTGTGCAGATCATTTTCTATATTATCATTCCACTAGCCATATCAGGTATCATATCCGTTTTTGTATATTCCTTTATGGTCGCTTGGAATGATTATCTATTTGCATCCATTTTCTTGTCGGATTCTGCAAACTTCACGCTTCCAATCGGCTTAAATGCATTGTTCAGTACACCTGACTATATATGGGGCAGAATGATGGCCGCTTCGCTTATAACGGCGCTGCCTGTAGTAGGGATGTACGCAATCTCCGAGCACTTCATAAAAGGAAACTTAACTGAAGGAGGAGTGAAAGGGTAA
- a CDS encoding zinc-binding alcohol dehydrogenase: MKKLVAVKPRVAALLDYEESSIKPNEVKIEVQFASPKHGTEVIDFRGMTPFMDENFSEEWRMFMPREEGTTKGIVFGEFQLGNMVVGQIIEVGTEVTGYQVGETVCTYGPIRETVIVNAVDNHRLRKMPEGSKWQNAVCYDPAQFAMSGVRDANVRAGDYVVVVGLGAIGQLAIQLAKKAGASIVVGIDPLNQRRDIALRNGADACFDPTVCDVGFEVKKLTNKIGADSIIETSGNAAALQAALKGIAYGGTISYVAFGKAFPEGLNFGREAHFNNAKIVFSRAASEPNPDYPRWNRKRIEETCWELLMNGYLNCEDIIEPIVTFEKSAEAYMEYVDQHPELSIKMGIEYKK, translated from the coding sequence ATGAAAAAACTAGTTGCGGTAAAACCAAGAGTAGCGGCATTGCTGGATTATGAAGAAAGTTCCATAAAGCCAAATGAGGTGAAAATAGAAGTGCAGTTTGCCTCCCCTAAACATGGCACGGAAGTTATAGACTTCCGCGGGATGACTCCTTTTATGGATGAGAACTTCTCTGAAGAATGGCGCATGTTTATGCCACGGGAAGAAGGTACAACTAAAGGGATCGTATTTGGTGAATTCCAGCTTGGAAATATGGTTGTAGGTCAAATAATTGAAGTAGGAACCGAAGTAACGGGATACCAGGTGGGGGAGACTGTTTGTACATATGGACCAATCAGGGAGACTGTTATTGTAAATGCAGTTGATAACCACCGTTTACGTAAAATGCCAGAGGGTTCAAAATGGCAAAATGCAGTTTGCTATGATCCTGCACAATTTGCAATGAGCGGTGTACGCGATGCTAATGTTCGCGCAGGTGATTACGTAGTGGTGGTTGGGCTTGGAGCAATTGGACAGCTGGCAATCCAGTTGGCTAAAAAAGCAGGTGCGAGTATCGTTGTCGGCATTGACCCACTGAACCAGCGCCGAGATATTGCGCTTCGTAACGGGGCGGATGCTTGTTTTGATCCAACTGTTTGTGATGTAGGTTTTGAAGTGAAAAAGCTGACAAACAAAATAGGGGCAGATTCAATCATTGAAACAAGTGGCAATGCTGCAGCTCTTCAGGCGGCACTAAAGGGTATTGCATATGGCGGGACTATCTCATATGTAGCCTTTGGGAAGGCTTTCCCAGAAGGGTTGAATTTTGGCCGTGAAGCTCATTTCAATAATGCTAAGATTGTGTTCTCCCGCGCAGCAAGCGAACCTAATCCAGATTATCCACGTTGGAATAGAAAGCGGATAGAGGAGACCTGTTGGGAGTTGTTAATGAACGGGTATCTGAATTGTGAAGATATCATCGAACCAATCGTTACGTTTGAAAAGAGTGCAGAAGCGTACATGGAATATGTAGATCAGCATCCTGAACTAAGTATTAAAATGGGAATCGAATATAAAAAATAA
- a CDS encoding Gfo/Idh/MocA family oxidoreductase, with protein sequence MIRLGVIGTNWITERFLEAAKHVEDLSLTAVYSRTEEKAKEFANKYDVHTIFTNLEEMAASDDIDAVYIASPNSHHCRQAVLFLQNKKHVLCEKPMASNAAEVKEMIEAAKQNEVLLMEAMKSTIMPNFESIKGNLDKIGKIRRFSGSFCQYSSRFDAYKQGTVLNAFNPEFSSGSLMDLGIYVLYPLVVLFGKPNKVQASGTMLESGVDGQGTILLSYDEMEAVVMFSKITESNLPTEIQGELGSILIQKISGPQAVDIQYRDGTTENISAKQDMHTMYYEAKEFVELIKQGKKESDINSYSNSLLTMEIMDEARKQIGVVFPSDRL encoded by the coding sequence TTGATACGATTAGGGGTAATAGGTACAAATTGGATCACGGAGCGATTTTTGGAGGCTGCAAAGCATGTAGAGGATTTATCGTTAACCGCCGTGTATTCACGTACAGAAGAGAAAGCCAAGGAGTTTGCCAATAAGTACGATGTACATACGATTTTTACAAATTTAGAAGAAATGGCGGCCAGCGATGATATCGACGCTGTATATATAGCCAGCCCTAACTCTCATCATTGCAGGCAAGCCGTGTTATTTTTACAAAATAAAAAACATGTATTATGTGAAAAGCCAATGGCCTCAAATGCGGCAGAAGTAAAGGAAATGATTGAGGCTGCAAAACAAAATGAAGTGCTATTGATGGAAGCGATGAAATCAACCATCATGCCGAATTTCGAAAGTATAAAGGGGAATCTGGATAAAATCGGGAAGATACGACGTTTTTCAGGAAGCTTTTGTCAATATTCATCACGTTTTGATGCGTATAAACAAGGTACTGTGCTGAATGCATTCAATCCTGAATTCTCCAGTGGTTCTTTAATGGATTTAGGGATTTACGTCCTCTATCCACTTGTTGTACTATTCGGTAAACCTAATAAGGTGCAGGCATCAGGAACGATGCTTGAATCAGGAGTTGATGGACAGGGGACGATCTTGCTTTCCTATGATGAAATGGAGGCAGTCGTCATGTTTTCCAAGATTACTGAATCCAATTTGCCAACGGAAATTCAAGGTGAGCTTGGAAGCATCCTCATTCAGAAAATTTCTGGACCTCAAGCTGTGGATATTCAGTATCGGGATGGAACCACTGAAAATATTTCGGCTAAACAGGATATGCATACGATGTATTATGAAGCGAAAGAATTTGTTGAATTGATAAAGCAGGGGAAAAAGGAATCGGATATAAATTCATATTCGAATTCACTGTTGACTATGGAAATCATGGATGAAGCAAGAAAGCAAATCGGCGTCGTCTTTCCTTCAGACCGATTATAA
- a CDS encoding LacI family DNA-binding transcriptional regulator, with amino-acid sequence MLLGHTIYDIARVAMVSKSTVSRVLNNQSNISVESRERVLKAIEQLNYQPSKLARALSSGFDAIMVLSRSAKTTENNPFFSEIIHTISTNAEDENFDVILQTAKNSQDELQKCIRKIKEKLIKGIIMLSSPANENFFQQIDPFNIPIVVIGKVEGHYKNVFSVDTNNYKDSYDLTQYLIDKGHRDIACLHSPLDYHVSIDRLEGYKSCIKNNGLPLKNEWIINSGYTIDAAHQSAKQLLGDNRPTAVFATDDLKVMSIYKMAAENGISIPKDLSIVGYSNSNLHPFLSPSLTCKEIPVKKLGDIAIQVLFTKIKGNQDQIPHTIIPTENIIQNSVAEV; translated from the coding sequence ATTTTATTGGGACACACTATCTACGATATTGCCCGTGTTGCAATGGTTTCAAAATCCACCGTATCACGCGTGCTAAACAATCAAAGCAACATCTCTGTTGAATCGCGAGAGCGCGTGTTAAAAGCAATTGAACAATTAAATTATCAACCTAGTAAATTAGCCCGGGCCCTTTCCTCCGGATTTGATGCGATCATGGTACTATCGCGTTCTGCCAAGACTACCGAAAATAACCCATTTTTCTCAGAAATCATTCATACAATATCAACCAATGCTGAAGACGAAAACTTCGATGTCATATTACAGACTGCGAAAAACAGTCAGGATGAACTTCAAAAGTGCATAAGGAAAATAAAAGAGAAATTAATAAAAGGGATCATAATGCTAAGTTCACCAGCAAATGAGAACTTCTTTCAACAAATAGATCCATTTAATATCCCTATAGTAGTCATTGGAAAGGTCGAAGGTCATTACAAAAACGTTTTTTCCGTTGACACGAATAACTACAAGGACAGTTATGATTTGACGCAGTATTTGATTGATAAAGGACATCGTGATATCGCCTGCTTACATTCTCCACTCGATTATCATGTTTCCATCGATCGCTTGGAAGGATATAAATCATGCATTAAGAACAATGGGCTCCCACTAAAGAATGAATGGATCATCAACAGTGGGTATACAATTGATGCCGCACATCAATCAGCAAAACAACTATTGGGAGATAACCGGCCTACAGCTGTTTTTGCAACTGATGATCTTAAGGTGATGAGTATTTATAAGATGGCAGCAGAAAATGGAATCTCCATACCAAAAGACCTATCCATCGTAGGCTACAGTAATTCAAATTTACATCCATTTCTCTCTCCCTCTTTGACTTGTAAAGAAATCCCCGTGAAAAAATTAGGGGATATAGCTATACAGGTTCTCTTTACAAAGATAAAGGGTAATCAAGATCAGATACCGCATACCATCATTCCGACTGAAAACATTATCCAAAATTCCGTAGCTGAAGTTTGA
- a CDS encoding NADH-dependent flavin oxidoreductase yields the protein MNQKYEKIFQPYKFPSGVEVKNRIMMAPMTTYSSDDQGFVTDDELAYYAERSAGVGAVVTACAYVSAGGKGFPGQLSADDDSFIPSLRKLAETIQSNGSKAILQIYHGGRQSPPELLPDNQPVSASAIASSEEAPVPREMSEDEIQGVIKEFGEATRRAVEAGFDGVEIHGANTYLLQQFFSPHSNRRTDNWGGTLGKRLIFPLTIVNEVEKSVAEHAEKPFIIGYRISPEEGSDPGITLDDTIQFVDRLANQNLDYLHISVGHFWNGSFRESDRTKSRIVKIYDKVGNRIPVVGVGSLHTPDEVAEAMETGVPFIALGRELLMEPHWIEKIRSGKEGEIRTTLSKKDQDELVIPDPLWEKLIHIKGWLPVVE from the coding sequence ATGAATCAAAAATACGAAAAGATCTTTCAACCATATAAATTTCCATCAGGGGTAGAAGTGAAAAATCGTATCATGATGGCACCTATGACCACTTATTCTTCGGATGATCAAGGGTTTGTAACCGATGATGAACTGGCCTATTACGCTGAACGCTCGGCAGGTGTAGGTGCGGTTGTCACGGCATGTGCTTATGTATCTGCTGGAGGAAAGGGATTCCCAGGTCAATTAAGTGCAGATGACGATTCATTTATCCCATCTTTGAGAAAATTAGCGGAAACGATACAGTCTAACGGGTCAAAAGCGATATTGCAAATATATCATGGAGGCCGCCAAAGTCCGCCGGAATTATTGCCAGATAACCAACCTGTTTCTGCAAGTGCCATTGCTTCCAGCGAGGAAGCACCGGTACCGCGGGAAATGAGTGAAGATGAAATTCAAGGCGTAATCAAGGAATTTGGAGAAGCAACAAGAAGGGCCGTCGAAGCGGGATTTGATGGTGTGGAAATCCATGGTGCCAATACTTATTTGCTTCAACAATTCTTCTCGCCGCACTCGAACCGTCGGACGGATAACTGGGGAGGAACTCTGGGAAAACGATTGATTTTCCCGCTTACCATTGTGAATGAAGTAGAGAAATCGGTTGCTGAGCATGCGGAAAAGCCATTTATCATTGGTTACCGAATTTCTCCTGAAGAAGGCAGCGATCCTGGAATCACTTTAGATGATACGATCCAGTTTGTTGATAGATTAGCAAATCAAAACCTCGATTATCTACATATATCGGTAGGTCACTTCTGGAATGGATCATTCCGTGAGAGTGATAGGACAAAGTCGCGCATCGTTAAAATTTACGACAAAGTAGGGAATCGTATTCCGGTTGTCGGTGTAGGATCCCTGCATACACCCGATGAAGTTGCAGAAGCTATGGAAACGGGTGTCCCATTTATCGCACTTGGCCGTGAACTTCTTATGGAACCGCATTGGATTGAAAAAATCAGGTCTGGAAAAGAAGGGGAAATACGGACGACCCTTTCGAAAAAAGATCAGGATGAACTTGTCATTCCAGATCCGCTTTGGGAAAAGTTGATTCATATAAAAGGTTGGCTCCCCGTTGTGGAGTGA
- a CDS encoding iron-sulfur cluster assembly accessory protein, whose product MNCKINRNAAKVLQKMLSTEEAEGKMIRVYITHMHGDHAHYEMKLDTPTEHDEIVKTDKDIDILLDSREEFLDGVWIKYFYVPEEGFEITNPSKEPHGHHHH is encoded by the coding sequence ATGAATTGTAAAATTAATCGTAATGCAGCAAAAGTCTTACAAAAAATGCTGAGCACTGAAGAAGCCGAAGGGAAAATGATTCGTGTATATATCACCCATATGCATGGCGATCATGCCCATTATGAGATGAAACTAGATACACCTACAGAGCATGATGAAATCGTCAAAACAGATAAAGATATCGATATTTTGCTTGATTCTCGTGAGGAATTTCTGGATGGTGTCTGGATTAAATATTTTTATGTACCTGAAGAAGGCTTTGAAATCACGAACCCTTCCAAGGAGCCGCACGGACACCATCACCATTAA
- a CDS encoding sugar ABC transporter permease, whose translation MEKRGKSDLKLAVVLLFPSVFLVLLLVAYPMISNIKISFFDLPINPRLSATFVGLQNYTEILTDIEFLKSLGTTLLYMILAVAGSTALGLVVAIFFNRPFKFRKAARSLIILSYVTPSISLVFAWKYMFNNGYGVVNYLGVDVFHLFEKAPLWFDNPVSSFILVVLFAIWRYFPYAFISFLAILQTVDKSLYEAAEIDGASTWEKFKNVTIPAIMPVLITIITLRSIWLFYMFTDVYLLTNKVNIIGIYLYETAFAFNDLGKAASISVILFIILSIVIIASRKRVKLNGNG comes from the coding sequence ATGGAAAAAAGAGGGAAATCAGATTTGAAATTGGCAGTGGTGCTACTTTTCCCAAGTGTCTTTTTAGTGCTTTTGCTGGTTGCATACCCAATGATATCTAACATAAAGATCAGCTTTTTTGATCTTCCAATTAACCCAAGGCTAAGTGCAACCTTTGTCGGGTTACAAAATTATACAGAAATACTGACGGATATCGAATTTTTAAAATCATTGGGAACTACACTTTTATACATGATTTTAGCGGTGGCGGGGAGTACAGCCTTGGGATTGGTTGTGGCAATCTTTTTTAACCGTCCATTCAAATTCCGTAAGGCTGCCCGTTCATTAATTATTCTGTCCTATGTAACCCCTTCAATTTCTTTGGTTTTTGCTTGGAAATACATGTTCAATAATGGCTATGGTGTCGTAAATTATTTAGGAGTTGACGTGTTTCATTTATTTGAAAAGGCACCTCTCTGGTTTGATAATCCTGTTAGCAGCTTCATTCTAGTCGTTCTTTTTGCAATATGGAGATACTTTCCTTATGCGTTCATCTCATTCCTGGCGATATTGCAGACAGTGGATAAAAGTTTATATGAGGCGGCAGAAATTGATGGGGCCTCCACCTGGGAAAAGTTCAAAAATGTTACCATCCCGGCAATTATGCCTGTGCTGATAACAATTATAACGCTACGTTCCATCTGGTTGTTCTATATGTTCACAGATGTATATCTGTTAACAAACAAAGTGAATATTATTGGGATTTACCTATATGAAACGGCATTTGCTTTTAATGATCTCGGTAAAGCCGCATCCATCTCTGTAATTCTTTTTATTATTCTTTCTATCGTTATAATAGCATCAAGAAAGCGGGTGAAATTAAATGGCAATGGCTAG